A genomic region of Candidatus Paceibacterota bacterium contains the following coding sequences:
- a CDS encoding type II secretion system protein, translating into MNLKLVFSRRFVIKKRNAAFTLLELLVVIGIVGLLSSVALVLYNGVRIDSRNSERISDINQYVKAINLAISGNGEYPDPGDTGPHCLGDYDDDKCGLNGTYYSESETLNNILSPYLDLKTYAGNKAMVCGLPGGEAPEECSEGYIYFCSERPNNFCKTIVIQWLMEGADASCGIGISHEMRGGATITGCSYVGH; encoded by the coding sequence ATGAACTTGAAACTGGTTTTTTCCCGGCGTTTTGTCATAAAAAAGAGAAACGCGGCTTTTACTCTTTTGGAGCTTCTTGTTGTCATCGGAATTGTGGGATTGTTGAGCTCTGTCGCTCTTGTTTTGTATAATGGCGTAAGAATAGATTCCAGAAATTCAGAAAGAATATCGGACATAAATCAATATGTAAAAGCCATAAATTTGGCAATTTCAGGAAATGGAGAATATCCAGACCCGGGAGATACCGGACCGCATTGTTTGGGAGATTACGACGATGACAAATGCGGACTTAATGGGACATATTATTCCGAATCGGAGACGCTGAATAATATCCTTTCTCCTTATTTGGATTTGAAAACTTATGCCGGCAATAAAGCCATGGTCTGCGGACTTCCTGGCGGAGAAGCCCCGGAGGAGTGCTCCGAAGGATATATCTATTTTTGTTCTGAGCGTCCGAATAATTTTTGCAAAACAATTGTCATCCAATGGCTTATGGAAGGAGCAGACGCTTCTTGCGGAATCGGTATTTCACATGAAATGAGGGGCGGCGCTACCATAACAGGATGTTCATATGTAGGCCATTGA
- a CDS encoding type II secretion system protein, translated as MNLKLVFSRRFVIKKRNAAFTLLELLVVIGIVGLLSSVALVLYNGVRIDSRNSERISDINQYVKAINLAISGNGEYPDPGDTGPHCLGDYDDDKCGFNGVSYSESSVLNSALSPYVDFKNYTGDQGIICGPSGAGGGPDICFQGYVYSCSFRPNNFCKSFFLLWYLEGENVSCGIGIPVPNSNGVGVTICQYLSN; from the coding sequence ATGAACTTGAAACTGGTTTTTTCCCGGCGTTTTGTCATAAAAAAGAGAAACGCGGCTTTTACTCTTTTGGAGCTTCTTGTTGTCATCGGAATTGTGGGATTGTTGAGCTCTGTCGCTCTTGTTTTGTATAATGGCGTAAGAATAGATTCCAGAAATTCAGAAAGAATATCGGACATAAATCAATATGTAAAAGCCATAAATTTGGCAATTTCAGGAAATGGAGAATATCCAGACCCGGGAGATACCGGACCGCATTGCTTGGGAGATTACGACGATGACAAATGCGGATTTAACGGGGTATCGTATAGCGAATCATCGGTGCTTAACAGTGCGCTTTCTCCCTATGTTGATTTTAAAAATTATACGGGAGACCAAGGAATTATTTGCGGGCCTTCCGGGGCAGGGGGAGGACCGGATATCTGTTTCCAGGGATATGTTTATTCTTGTTCTTTTCGTCCGAACAATTTTTGCAAAAGCTTTTTCCTTCTTTGGTATCTGGAAGGAGAAAACGTATCTTGCGGAATCGGTATACCTGTTCCAAACAGTAATGGCGTGGGGGTAACAATATGCCAATATCTGAGTAATTAG
- a CDS encoding transketolase produces the protein MYLSDERLKSLDDTARQIREDIINMLVEAKSGHSAGPMGMADVFTALYFEVLKHDPKNPAWEERDRVILSNGHICPVQYAAMARAGYFPTEELKTLRKMGSRLQGHPHRKALPGIENSSGPLAFGQGIAVGMAISAKMNKKKHQIYCLVGDGEMDEGMTWEAAMLAGKWHLDNLTFIMDRNNIQIDGYTESVMPKEPLRERYESFGWHVIEVDGHNIEAIVNACNEAKAVFEKPVMILAHTIPGKGIDFMEFDCSWHGKVPKPEEAEKALAQLRSLCGKIKSDYE, from the coding sequence ATGTATTTATCCGATGAACGATTAAAATCCTTAGACGATACCGCAAGGCAAATTCGCGAGGATATTATCAATATGCTCGTTGAAGCGAAATCCGGACATTCTGCCGGTCCTATGGGCATGGCGGATGTTTTTACCGCGCTTTATTTTGAAGTGTTGAAACATGATCCGAAAAATCCGGCATGGGAAGAACGCGACAGGGTTATTTTATCCAATGGTCATATTTGTCCTGTGCAATACGCGGCCATGGCTCGCGCCGGATATTTTCCGACCGAAGAATTAAAAACATTGCGCAAGATGGGCAGCCGTTTGCAGGGACATCCTCACAGAAAAGCGCTTCCGGGGATAGAAAACAGTTCCGGACCTTTGGCTTTTGGTCAGGGCATAGCGGTTGGCATGGCTATTTCCGCGAAAATGAACAAAAAGAAACATCAGATTTATTGTCTTGTTGGCGACGGCGAAATGGACGAGGGTATGACTTGGGAAGCGGCTATGCTTGCCGGAAAATGGCATTTGGACAACCTCACTTTTATCATGGACAGAAATAATATTCAGATAGACGGATACACAGAAAGCGTTATGCCGAAAGAACCGCTTCGCGAAAGATACGAATCGTTCGGCTGGCACGTTATCGAAGTTGACGGGCATAATATAGAAGCGATTGTTAACGCTTGCAACGAGGCGAAAGCTGTTTTTGAAAAACCGGTTATGATTTTGGCCCATACGATTCCCGGGAAAGGAATTGATTTTATGGAATTCGATTGCTCTTGGCACGGCAAAGTGCCAAAACCCGAGGAAGCGGAAAAAGCGCTGGCGCAATTAAGGTCTCTTTGCGGCAAAATAAAAAGTGATTATGAATAA
- a CDS encoding C40 family peptidase has product MENKKIEIVVEEAKRLIGSPYKYGAYLDELGVENKVFDCSSFIQSVFAKADIKIPRSTILQAADRQGFEVCGRRNVQAGDLVFFEGERGHYRHDLFPEKKLYIGHVALFVGGNSIIHATNSNGFSGVIEQKIFPFENPLYNASTIVLIKRFF; this is encoded by the coding sequence ATGGAGAATAAAAAGATTGAAATAGTAGTAGAAGAGGCGAAACGTCTTATCGGCAGTCCTTACAAATACGGGGCATATCTTGATGAGCTTGGCGTTGAGAATAAAGTATTTGATTGTTCTTCTTTCATCCAGTCCGTCTTTGCCAAAGCTGACATAAAGATTCCTCGTTCAACGATTCTTCAGGCGGCGGATCGGCAGGGTTTTGAGGTTTGCGGAAGACGAAATGTTCAAGCGGGAGACCTTGTCTTTTTTGAAGGCGAAAGGGGCCATTACAGACATGATTTATTTCCGGAAAAGAAATTGTATATTGGGCACGTCGCTCTTTTTGTTGGCGGGAACAGCATTATACATGCCACGAATAGCAACGGCTTTTCGGGAGTAATTGAACAGAAAATTTTCCCTTTTGAAAATCCGCTGTACAATGCCAGCACCATAGTTCTTATCAAAAGATTTTTTTAG
- a CDS encoding carbohydrate kinase family protein: MFDVITFGSATYDLFMASDKLVAIDDEKFATKKGLCVPLGSKIHIDSVFASMGGCGTNAACTFSEQGLKTAYFGSVGKDVFAEAVKKELSRHGVSLELLEETDKYPTAFSVVLSLPNVDRSILEKYGACHELTKEDIPFEKLGAKWFYVSSLSANSHEMLVPLMEFAEKSGIKVASNPAGSLKNEKDTEILKTVLDKIDILILNQEESAELAGVDYKDEKGIFKKLDEMVKGIAVMTKGPDGVVVSDGKDLYSAGIPESEMVDRTGAGDSFGSAFVSGFIENGSIEYAIQLGTANATSNMQDFGATTGLLKKGEWGIWPKVEVKKIPL, from the coding sequence ATGTTTGACGTTATAACTTTCGGTTCGGCGACTTATGATTTATTTATGGCCAGCGACAAGCTGGTGGCAATTGACGATGAAAAGTTCGCGACAAAAAAAGGGCTGTGCGTTCCTCTTGGTTCAAAAATTCATATTGATTCGGTCTTTGCGTCAATGGGAGGCTGCGGCACGAACGCGGCCTGCACTTTTTCCGAACAAGGATTAAAAACCGCTTATTTCGGATCGGTAGGAAAAGATGTTTTTGCCGAAGCGGTCAAAAAAGAACTTTCAAGGCACGGCGTTTCTTTGGAATTGCTGGAAGAAACGGATAAATACCCCACGGCTTTTTCCGTAGTCCTTTCTCTCCCGAATGTTGACAGGAGTATTTTGGAAAAATATGGCGCTTGCCATGAGCTTACCAAAGAAGATATTCCGTTTGAAAAGCTCGGAGCAAAATGGTTTTATGTTTCTTCACTATCGGCGAATAGTCACGAGATGCTCGTTCCGCTCATGGAATTTGCCGAAAAAAGCGGAATAAAGGTGGCGTCAAATCCGGCGGGCAGTTTAAAGAATGAAAAAGATACTGAAATTTTAAAAACCGTTTTGGATAAAATCGATATTTTGATTTTAAACCAGGAAGAATCGGCGGAGCTCGCGGGCGTTGATTACAAAGACGAAAAAGGAATTTTTAAAAAGCTTGATGAAATGGTAAAGGGCATTGCCGTGATGACGAAAGGTCCGGATGGGGTCGTTGTTTCCGACGGGAAAGATCTTTATTCCGCGGGGATTCCGGAATCGGAGATGGTTGACCGGACAGGAGCAGGGGATTCTTTCGGCTCGGCTTTCGTTTCCGGTTTTATTGAAAATGGGAGTATTGAATATGCCATACAGCTTGGTACGGCGAATGCCACGTCTAACATGCAGGATTTCGGAGCGACGACCGGTCTTTTGAAAAAAGGAGAGTGGGGAATCTGGCCTAAAGTGGAAGTAAAAAAAATTCCGCTTTAA
- a CDS encoding S41 family peptidase, with amino-acid sequence MFQNKKRGKVLAAVFLFIILLFFLLGAGAGLARCEDPLCAKITVPSFDRGFAQKFLRFSIGASLVGCERWIFDLRNCTGGQDSEALRTAWMFLPEDATVVFESIKNKSGFSAVNADSFQFEEEDIDFQIDGQVIILVSRQTSGAGELFAASLQDNHRAVIIGEKTAGDKSLMKYFSPLTRRCLLGGIEPDIKADVSNGKEIFELARSFLAGTKI; translated from the coding sequence ATGTTTCAGAACAAGAAGCGGGGAAAAGTTTTGGCAGCCGTTTTCCTTTTTATAATACTTCTTTTTTTCTTGCTTGGCGCAGGCGCCGGACTGGCTCGCTGCGAAGATCCGTTATGCGCGAAAATAACCGTTCCGAGTTTTGACAGGGGTTTCGCTCAAAAATTTTTGCGTTTTTCCATCGGGGCCTCTTTGGTCGGGTGCGAAAGGTGGATTTTTGATTTGCGGAATTGTACGGGCGGCCAAGACAGCGAAGCTTTAAGAACAGCCTGGATGTTTTTGCCGGAGGATGCCACTGTCGTATTTGAGAGCATAAAAAATAAATCCGGATTTAGCGCGGTAAATGCCGACAGTTTCCAGTTTGAGGAAGAAGATATTGATTTTCAGATTGACGGCCAGGTTATCATTTTAGTCAGCCGTCAAACATCCGGCGCGGGGGAACTTTTTGCCGCTTCGCTTCAGGACAATCACAGGGCGGTTATAATAGGGGAAAAGACCGCGGGAGATAAATCCTTGATGAAATATTTTTCTCCTCTTACGAGAAGGTGCCTTTTGGGCGGTATTGAGCCTGACATCAAGGCGGATGTGTCAAACGGAAAAGAAATTTTTGAACTTGCCAGAAGTTTTTTGGCGGGAACAAAAATTTAA
- the ligA gene encoding NAD-dependent DNA ligase LigA encodes MDKSEAKERIERLKELINKHRYFYHVLDNPEISDAAFDTLKNELEELERKFPEFITFDSPTQRVGGEPLEKFAKVPHKIPMLSLNDAFGEEEFLEWEERIKKLAPGEKIDYFCELKMDGLAVSLLYRKGIFVLGSTRGDGKTGEDVTQNLKTINAIPLRLRIPEKKEFEKSGNLFFQKERILELAANGEMEIRGEAVMTKKVFNELNRGLEKEGKPLFANPRNAAAGSIRQLDSKITVSRRLDFYVYGIFSDFGQVYHHEEHALSKMLGFKTIERNEVRADSKSVIDFHKKWTKDRERLPFECDGVVVVVDKIDLQKKMGVIGKAPRYMIAYKFPPEEAATILEDIKIQVGRTGVLTPVAILKPVDIKGVVVSRATLHNEDEIKRLGLKIGDTVIVGRAGDVIPDVKRVLTELRTGKEKSFHMPEKCPVCGKEIERDADKSGTGKNGVNLRCVNKNCPSRKRRTLYYFASRPAFNIEGLGPKIINALLDSGLIQNPADLFDLKEGDIAPLERFAEKSASNLVKSIQSRRKISLPRFIISLSIQHVGEETAQSLADHFKNIEKIRNAALEEIQEVKDIGPVVAQSVFDWFRENANKNFLENLLKRVEIEPYEPREKGKFSGKKFVLTGSLSSMPREEAKAKIREIGGDVSESVSKETDFVVAGDEPGSKFDKAKKLGVKILSEKEFLSLL; translated from the coding sequence ATGGATAAAAGTGAAGCAAAAGAAAGGATAGAAAGACTTAAAGAACTGATAAACAAACACAGATATTTTTATCATGTCTTGGATAATCCTGAAATTTCCGATGCCGCATTCGATACTTTAAAAAACGAGCTGGAAGAGCTTGAAAGAAAATTTCCCGAATTTATCACTTTCGATTCGCCGACCCAGAGAGTGGGAGGAGAGCCTCTTGAAAAATTTGCGAAGGTTCCTCACAAAATTCCGATGCTCTCTTTAAACGACGCTTTTGGAGAAGAGGAATTTTTGGAATGGGAAGAAAGAATAAAAAAACTCGCGCCCGGCGAAAAAATTGATTATTTTTGTGAACTTAAAATGGACGGCCTTGCAGTAAGCCTTTTGTACAGGAAAGGAATTTTTGTTTTGGGTTCCACCCGGGGTGACGGGAAAACGGGAGAAGACGTGACTCAAAATTTAAAAACAATAAACGCGATCCCTTTACGATTAAGGATTCCCGAGAAAAAAGAATTTGAAAAATCCGGAAATTTATTTTTTCAGAAAGAACGAATTTTGGAACTTGCGGCAAACGGCGAGATGGAAATTCGCGGAGAAGCGGTAATGACAAAAAAAGTTTTTAATGAACTTAACCGCGGGCTGGAAAAAGAAGGGAAGCCTCTTTTTGCGAATCCCAGAAACGCGGCCGCCGGTTCCATCCGCCAGCTTGATTCAAAAATTACCGTCTCGCGCCGGCTGGATTTTTACGTTTACGGAATTTTTTCCGACTTTGGTCAGGTTTATCACCATGAAGAACACGCCTTGTCGAAGATGTTGGGTTTTAAAACAATAGAGCGCAACGAAGTCCGCGCGGATTCAAAAAGCGTTATTGATTTTCATAAAAAATGGACAAAAGACCGCGAGAGGCTTCCATTTGAATGCGACGGCGTGGTTGTTGTGGTTGATAAAATAGATTTGCAGAAAAAAATGGGGGTTATCGGAAAAGCTCCACGCTACATGATTGCTTACAAATTTCCTCCAGAAGAGGCGGCAACGATTCTTGAAGACATAAAAATTCAAGTTGGCCGCACGGGCGTGCTTACTCCGGTTGCGATATTAAAGCCCGTGGACATAAAAGGAGTTGTTGTAAGCCGCGCGACTTTGCATAACGAAGATGAGATAAAACGGCTGGGTTTAAAAATAGGCGATACCGTTATTGTCGGCAGGGCGGGAGACGTTATCCCCGACGTAAAAAGAGTTTTGACGGAATTGCGGACAGGCAAGGAAAAAAGTTTTCATATGCCTGAAAAATGTCCGGTTTGCGGAAAAGAAATAGAACGCGATGCCGATAAAAGCGGGACGGGGAAAAACGGAGTTAATCTGCGTTGTGTAAATAAAAATTGCCCCTCGCGTAAAAGAAGAACGCTTTATTATTTTGCCTCGCGGCCGGCTTTTAACATAGAAGGGCTTGGACCGAAAATAATAAACGCGCTTTTGGACAGCGGGCTTATACAAAATCCGGCGGACCTTTTTGACCTTAAAGAAGGCGATATAGCTCCGCTTGAAAGGTTCGCGGAGAAATCAGCTTCCAACCTCGTAAAGTCGATTCAATCAAGAAGAAAAATTTCTTTGCCCAGATTTATCATTTCTTTAAGCATTCAGCATGTCGGCGAAGAAACCGCTCAAAGTTTGGCGGATCATTTTAAAAATATAGAAAAAATCAGAAATGCCGCTTTGGAAGAAATTCAGGAAGTAAAAGATATCGGGCCTGTTGTGGCGCAAAGCGTCTTTGATTGGTTTAGGGAAAACGCGAATAAAAATTTTTTGGAAAATTTACTGAAACGCGTGGAAATTGAGCCGTATGAGCCGAGGGAAAAAGGGAAATTTTCCGGCAAAAAATTCGTTCTGACCGGTTCTCTTTCTTCTATGCCGCGAGAGGAAGCAAAAGCCAAAATACGCGAAATTGGCGGTGATGTTTCCGAATCGGTCTCAAAAGAAACGGATTTCGTGGTGGCGGGCGATGAGCCGGGTTCAAAATTTGATAAAGCGAAAAAGCTCGGCGTAAAAATTTTAAGTGAAAAAGAGTTTCTTTCTTTGTTGTGA
- a CDS encoding transketolase C-terminal domain-containing protein, whose translation MQNQNLKLSQNLLDKEKIERIPTRFGYGEGLVLAGKDDPNVVALCADISESTRSAEFMRAFPDRFIEMGIAEQNMMNVAVGLALDGKVPFLATYAVFSPGLNWCQVRGAVQNEANVKIAGAHAGISVGPDGMSHQALEDIAITRCLPGLVIIAPCDSIETKKATLAAAKYKGPVYLRFAREKTPVMTTEETPFEIGKAEIFWSPEGGNSQVSIIACGPLVHNAILAAAELEKEGVKAEVINNHTIKPMDKNTILESVKRTGAVVTVEEHQVNGGMGSAVAEILSEEFPAPIEFVGVRDRYGESGEPDELLEKFGMGVENIKEAVKKALARK comes from the coding sequence ATGCAAAATCAAAATTTAAAACTGAGCCAGAATTTATTGGATAAGGAAAAAATTGAGCGTATCCCAACCCGTTTTGGATATGGAGAAGGGCTTGTTTTGGCGGGGAAAGACGATCCGAATGTCGTTGCGCTTTGCGCCGATATTTCGGAATCAACGCGTTCCGCCGAATTTATGCGCGCGTTTCCGGACAGATTTATTGAAATGGGCATTGCGGAGCAAAATATGATGAATGTCGCGGTTGGCCTTGCCCTTGACGGAAAAGTGCCTTTTTTGGCGACATATGCCGTGTTTAGTCCGGGATTGAATTGGTGCCAGGTTCGTGGGGCCGTGCAGAACGAAGCCAATGTTAAGATTGCAGGCGCTCATGCCGGGATTTCAGTAGGTCCTGATGGAATGAGTCATCAGGCGCTTGAAGATATCGCCATAACGAGATGTTTGCCTGGCTTGGTCATAATCGCGCCGTGCGATTCCATAGAAACAAAAAAAGCGACGCTTGCGGCAGCAAAATACAAAGGCCCTGTTTATTTAAGATTCGCGCGTGAAAAAACTCCGGTTATGACAACCGAAGAAACTCCGTTTGAAATAGGAAAAGCGGAAATTTTTTGGTCGCCGGAGGGCGGAAATTCCCAAGTCTCAATAATCGCTTGCGGTCCGCTCGTTCATAATGCGATTTTGGCCGCGGCGGAACTTGAAAAAGAGGGGGTTAAAGCGGAGGTAATAAATAATCACACAATTAAGCCGATGGATAAAAATACGATTTTGGAAAGCGTAAAAAGAACCGGAGCCGTAGTTACCGTTGAAGAACACCAGGTTAATGGCGGTATGGGTTCGGCTGTGGCGGAAATTTTATCTGAAGAATTTCCAGCGCCGATTGAATTTGTGGGAGTCCGCGACAGATACGGGGAATCCGGCGAGCCGGATGAACTTTTGGAAAAATTCGGAATGGGAGTTGAGAACATAAAAGAAGCGGTTAAAAAAGCGTTGGCGAGAAAATAA
- a CDS encoding prepilin peptidase — MNNVVLGIIVFIFGSVIGSFLNVLILRRGTGEGVFWGNSKCFSCGKKLKWKELFPIFSFLAQKGKCRGCKSKISWQYPILETITGLLFLLIFNFKFLIFNQFSNFHLLGIVFFLWLIVSILIVIAVYDFLHFIIPNGYVWFFNALAFNYMIYFSSFSLYDFLLDLSAGFLFGGFFAVLWFLSKGKWMGFGDAKLALGLGWFLGFEKVFFGFLFAFWVGSIIGLLLISLKKGYGLKSKIPFGPFLVFGSLLAFFWT, encoded by the coding sequence ATGAATAATGTTGTTCTTGGCATAATTGTTTTTATCTTCGGGTCTGTCATAGGCAGTTTTTTGAATGTGCTTATACTTAGGCGCGGCACCGGCGAGGGCGTTTTTTGGGGAAATTCAAAATGTTTTTCCTGCGGAAAAAAATTAAAGTGGAAGGAGCTTTTTCCGATTTTCAGTTTTTTGGCGCAAAAAGGGAAATGCAGGGGGTGCAAAAGCAAAATTTCCTGGCAGTATCCGATATTAGAAACAATAACGGGGCTGTTGTTCCTGCTGATTTTTAATTTTAAATTTTTAATTTTCAATCAATTTTCCAATTTCCATTTGCTTGGGATCGTGTTTTTTCTTTGGCTTATTGTTTCAATCCTAATCGTTATCGCGGTTTATGATTTTCTTCATTTTATAATTCCGAACGGTTATGTTTGGTTTTTCAACGCGCTCGCTTTTAATTACATGATTTATTTTTCAAGTTTCAGCCTCTACGATTTTCTTCTGGATTTGTCAGCGGGATTTCTTTTTGGCGGTTTTTTTGCCGTCCTTTGGTTTTTGTCAAAAGGAAAGTGGATGGGTTTTGGCGATGCCAAGCTCGCCTTAGGTCTTGGCTGGTTTTTGGGATTTGAAAAAGTATTTTTCGGATTTTTGTTCGCGTTTTGGGTAGGCTCAATAATCGGGCTTTTGCTGATTTCGCTTAAAAAAGGCTACGGGCTTAAGAGCAAAATTCCTTTCGGCCCGTTTCTTGTCTTCGGCTCTCTTTTGGCATTTTTTTGGACATAA
- the gatA gene encoding Asp-tRNA(Asn)/Glu-tRNA(Gln) amidotransferase subunit GatA, translating into MDLSELSIKKAHELLKTGEISSRELSVFYLENIKKRNSDINAYLEVFDDVMEKAEKIDEQIKEGGRFSELTGIPLAIKDNILIKGKKCTAASKILENFKAPYNAAVIDKLEKEGAIFLGKTNLDEFAMGGSTENSAFGATKNPYDGERVSGGSSGGSAAAVASQMCLAALGSDTGGSIRQPAGFCGIVGFKPTYGAVSRHGLIAMASSLDQIGPMTKTVEDAEIIFNAIRDCDPMDSTSEETKNRKSIRRPADDSQKLKIGIPKEFFNLSGENKGIDNFVSENVFKAIGFFKNSGYEIKEISLPSLKYALEIYYVIMPAEVSSNLARYDGIKYGFSKSGENLLAGYKETRGKGFGREARRRILLGTYVLSSGYYDEYYGLAQKARDLMKADFNRAFTDVDVVLSPTTPTPAFKLGERTEDPVQMYLADIFTVSANLSGVPAISLPCGYAEIGAKKLPIGVQFMAPWFEEERLFSLGKFFEENF; encoded by the coding sequence ATTGATTTATCCGAACTTTCAATAAAAAAAGCGCACGAACTTCTAAAAACCGGCGAAATTTCCAGCAGGGAACTTTCCGTTTTTTATCTTGAAAACATCAAGAAAAGAAACAGCGATATCAACGCTTATTTGGAAGTTTTTGACGATGTAATGGAGAAGGCGGAAAAAATTGACGAGCAAATCAAAGAGGGAGGGCGATTTTCGGAATTGACCGGGATTCCTTTGGCGATAAAAGACAACATTTTGATAAAAGGAAAAAAGTGCACTGCCGCGTCGAAAATTCTTGAAAATTTCAAAGCGCCGTACAATGCCGCGGTTATTGATAAGCTTGAAAAAGAAGGCGCCATATTTTTAGGAAAAACCAACCTTGATGAATTTGCCATGGGCGGTTCAACCGAAAATTCCGCTTTTGGAGCGACCAAAAATCCTTATGACGGAGAAAGAGTTTCCGGCGGGTCTTCCGGCGGCTCCGCCGCCGCGGTCGCCAGCCAGATGTGTCTTGCCGCGCTTGGTTCCGACACCGGCGGTTCAATAAGGCAGCCGGCCGGTTTTTGCGGAATTGTGGGGTTTAAACCGACCTACGGAGCGGTCTCAAGACACGGACTTATTGCCATGGCATCTTCTTTGGACCAGATAGGCCCGATGACGAAAACCGTGGAAGATGCGGAAATAATTTTTAACGCCATACGAGATTGCGACCCGATGGATTCTACCAGTGAAGAAACCAAAAACAGAAAATCGATTCGTCGGCCGGCGGACGATAGTCAAAAGCTGAAAATAGGAATACCAAAAGAATTTTTCAATTTATCCGGTGAAAACAAAGGCATTGATAACTTCGTTTCCGAAAATGTTTTTAAAGCGATAGGGTTTTTCAAAAATTCAGGATATGAAATAAAAGAAATCAGTTTGCCGAGCTTGAAATACGCGCTTGAAATTTATTATGTAATTATGCCAGCCGAAGTTTCTTCAAATCTCGCGAGATACGACGGTATAAAATACGGATTTTCAAAATCCGGAGAAAATCTTTTGGCCGGCTATAAAGAAACAAGAGGAAAAGGTTTTGGCAGGGAAGCGCGCAGGAGGATTTTGCTTGGAACATACGTTCTTTCGTCCGGTTATTATGACGAATATTACGGTTTGGCGCAAAAAGCCAGAGATTTGATGAAAGCCGATTTTAACCGGGCTTTTACCGATGTTGATGTCGTGTTGAGTCCGACAACCCCTACGCCGGCTTTTAAACTTGGAGAAAGAACAGAAGACCCCGTACAGATGTATCTTGCGGATATCTTTACCGTGTCGGCAAATTTAAGCGGAGTTCCGGCAATCTCTTTGCCTTGCGGGTACGCGGAAATTGGAGCGAAAAAATTGCCGATAGGCGTTCAATTTATGGCTCCGTGGTTTGAAGAAGAAAGATTATTTTCTTTAGGCAAATTTTTTGAAGAGAATTTTTAA
- a CDS encoding aspartyl/glutamyl-tRNA amidotransferase subunit C, with amino-acid sequence MAFTKKELEKLAELGRLDVPDSELKVLQKNLDDIVTFISKLKQAPGELQIISAENENGDSAGLKNVLREDENPHKEAEYSETFLKEAPQKERGFVKVKKVFDNDED; translated from the coding sequence ATGGCATTTACGAAAAAAGAGTTGGAAAAATTAGCCGAACTTGGCCGTTTGGATGTTCCTGACAGCGAGTTGAAAGTGCTCCAAAAAAATTTGGATGATATCGTGACGTTCATCTCAAAATTAAAACAAGCGCCGGGTGAACTGCAGATTATCTCGGCTGAAAACGAAAACGGGGACAGCGCGGGACTTAAGAACGTTTTAAGAGAAGACGAGAATCCGCATAAGGAAGCCGAATACAGCGAAACGTTTTTGAAAGAAGCGCCGCAGAAAGAGAGAGGGTTTGTTAAGGTTAAAAAAGTTTTTGATAATGACGAAGATTGA
- a CDS encoding type II secretion system protein, with product MFSKRNKGFTLIELLVVIAIIGILASVVLASLNSARQKSRDARRIADLKQIQLALELCYDAACATETGYPDALSTLAPTYIAVVPTDPSSLAGYAYDNLDSSAGGACAVADAGNCLYYHLGAVLEDTSNAALDNDADKSPSADFGFDGNDADCDATDGAGTDACYDVTP from the coding sequence ATGTTTAGCAAAAGAAATAAGGGCTTTACTTTAATTGAACTCCTCGTGGTTATCGCCATCATTGGTATTTTGGCGTCAGTAGTTTTGGCGTCATTGAACAGCGCGAGGCAGAAATCAAGAGATGCTAGAAGAATTGCGGACTTAAAACAAATTCAATTGGCGCTTGAGCTTTGTTATGACGCAGCGTGCGCCACTGAAACTGGTTATCCGGATGCATTGTCTACTCTTGCTCCTACGTATATAGCTGTAGTTCCGACTGACCCTAGCTCTCTCGCAGGCTATGCTTATGATAATTTGGATAGCAGCGCTGGAGGCGCGTGCGCCGTGGCTGATGCGGGCAACTGTCTTTATTACCATCTTGGAGCGGTCCTAGAAGATACTTCTAATGCTGCTCTTGATAATGATGCAGATAAGTCTCCTTCAGCTGACTTCGGTTTTGACGGAAACGACGCTGACTGCGATGCGACTGATGGTGCAGGAACTGATGCTTGCTACGACGTAACTCCGTAA